One Bacteroidota bacterium genomic region harbors:
- the rbfA gene encoding 30S ribosome-binding factor RbfA → MDSTRQQKYARLIQKEIGEIFQRDGYNFYGKAFVTVMGAKVSPDLSVASIYLSIFGAKDNQAVIDQIDSHNKEIRKRLGTSIRHQARIIPQLRFFLDSSLDEVDKIEKLLRESRGEKPAGDEGEAK, encoded by the coding sequence ATGGATTCGACGAGACAACAGAAATATGCCAGGCTGATACAGAAGGAGATCGGGGAGATCTTCCAACGTGATGGCTATAATTTTTATGGTAAGGCATTTGTCACCGTAATGGGGGCAAAAGTGAGTCCGGATCTGAGCGTTGCAAGCATTTACCTCAGCATTTTCGGAGCAAAAGACAACCAGGCAGTAATTGATCAGATCGACAGCCATAACAAGGAAATCCGTAAACGATTGGGAACAAGTATCCGCCATCAGGCCAGGATCATTCCACAACTCCGGTTTTTCCTGGATAGCTCCCTCGATGAAGTAGATAAGATTGAGAAACTGTTGAGAGAAAGCCGTGGCGAAAAACCGGCCGGAGATGAAGGCGAGGCAAAATAA
- a CDS encoding class I SAM-dependent methyltransferase: protein MQYDPIKRSLGNIFNKTPFLRKVFYGLLDLLLLRAWHVHKELRGWIKTAKPDSNILDAGAGFGQYTYWLSQKNPNWNILAMDVKEEQVADCNKFFQQIGSSKVKFEVGDLTNFTHPNKYDLVVCVDVMEHILEDVQVFKNYVASMKPGAMLLISTPSDQGGSDVHGDDESSFIEEHVRDGYNIQEIQDKLKGAGFSKVEARYQYGAPGKIAWRLSMKYPIVMLGKTKLFFILLPFYYIIAYPISYVLNWMDVNGNHPTGTGLIVKAWK, encoded by the coding sequence ATGCAATACGATCCGATTAAACGTTCTCTTGGGAACATCTTTAATAAAACCCCTTTTTTAAGAAAAGTTTTTTACGGTCTCCTTGACCTCTTGCTGCTTCGCGCATGGCATGTGCACAAAGAACTTCGCGGATGGATTAAAACAGCAAAGCCCGATTCCAATATTCTTGATGCAGGAGCGGGTTTTGGTCAGTATACTTATTGGCTCAGTCAGAAAAATCCAAACTGGAACATTCTTGCGATGGATGTGAAAGAGGAACAAGTAGCAGACTGCAACAAATTTTTTCAGCAGATCGGTTCTTCAAAAGTAAAATTTGAAGTCGGCGATCTTACCAATTTCACTCACCCCAACAAATATGATCTGGTCGTTTGTGTCGATGTGATGGAACACATTCTCGAAGATGTTCAGGTGTTTAAAAACTATGTTGCTTCTATGAAACCGGGAGCCATGCTGCTCATATCCACTCCTTCTGATCAAGGTGGTAGTGATGTTCATGGTGATGACGAAAGCTCTTTCATCGAAGAACATGTACGCGACGGCTACAACATTCAGGAAATACAGGACAAACTCAAAGGCGCCGGCTTTTCAAAAGTGGAAGCTCGCTATCAGTATGGTGCTCCGGGAAAAATCGCATGGAGACTTTCCATGAAATATCCGATTGTGATGCTGGGCAAAACAAAACTGTTTTTTATCCTGCTGCCTTTCTACTATATCATCGCATACCCGATTTCTTATGTTCTAAACTGGATGGATGTGAATGGAAACCATCCGACAGGAACCGGACTGATAGTGAAGGCCTGGAAGTGA
- a CDS encoding pyridoxamine 5'-phosphate oxidase family protein: MGKFYPGIQEAHKEFIQKQHLFFVATAPLSENGRVNVSPKGLDCFRILPDGRVGYMDLISSGNETSAHTLENGRITLMFCSFEGAPNILRLYGKGFTVLPGSEDWKKYSEHFTIYPSTRQLVLADIDIVQTSCGFGVPLFSFEGNREIHFDWAEKKGADGLHEYMLEKNSTSLDGMPTPLGLKEKK; encoded by the coding sequence ATGGGAAAATTTTATCCGGGCATTCAGGAAGCCCACAAGGAATTTATCCAGAAACAACATTTGTTCTTTGTCGCTACGGCTCCTTTGAGTGAAAACGGTCGCGTGAATGTTTCGCCGAAAGGACTGGATTGTTTCAGGATTCTTCCGGATGGACGGGTCGGTTACATGGATCTGATCAGCAGCGGAAACGAAACCTCCGCGCATACTCTTGAAAATGGAAGGATCACTTTGATGTTCTGTTCTTTTGAAGGAGCACCCAATATCCTTCGCTTGTATGGAAAAGGCTTTACGGTTTTGCCGGGATCTGAGGATTGGAAAAAATATTCGGAGCATTTTACAATTTATCCAAGTACCCGGCAATTGGTGCTTGCGGACATAGATATCGTACAAACATCCTGCGGTTTTGGTGTACCATTGTTCTCCTTTGAAGGAAACAGAGAAATCCATTTTGACTGGGCAGAAAAGAAAGGAGCTGATGGCTTACACGAATACATGCTTGAGAAAAATTCTACCAGTCTGGATGGAATGCCAACACCTCTTGGTTTGAAGGAAAAGAAATAG
- a CDS encoding GNAT family N-acetyltransferase yields the protein MKFEDFTLNDLEHLPSLEPPNWGSLSPRFTRFVQSDHCSPVKLTLNSTTIGIGTTIRHEDTAWLACIIVHPDHRNKGLGKLITEYLIDSLDRNRFQSIYLIATELGYPVYKKLGFELEKEYVHLKTEEELPESELSPDIISYKEAFREEVMKLDASITGENRINSLKDHLKTSLLFIEDGVVSGYYLPSLGEGHILASTTQAGTALMKARLQNSKIAIFPSDNNVANDLAKEMGFKQYTISRRMVLGKKKEWNSLNMYNRIGGHLG from the coding sequence ATGAAATTTGAAGACTTTACACTGAATGACCTGGAGCATTTGCCATCACTGGAGCCACCGAACTGGGGCAGCCTTTCTCCAAGATTTACGCGTTTTGTTCAATCAGATCATTGCTCACCAGTTAAACTCACGCTGAACAGTACGACCATAGGGATTGGAACAACAATCCGTCATGAAGACACCGCCTGGCTCGCCTGTATTATTGTTCATCCGGATCATCGCAACAAAGGTTTAGGTAAATTGATTACCGAATATTTGATCGACAGTCTCGACCGAAATCGTTTTCAGAGTATTTATCTGATTGCTACAGAACTTGGTTATCCTGTTTATAAAAAATTGGGTTTTGAATTGGAAAAAGAATATGTCCATCTGAAAACAGAAGAGGAACTCCCGGAATCTGAACTTTCCCCCGACATCATTTCATACAAAGAAGCATTTCGCGAGGAGGTAATGAAATTGGATGCTTCCATTACAGGAGAAAATCGTATCAACTCTTTAAAAGATCATCTTAAAACTTCCTTACTTTTTATTGAAGATGGTGTTGTGAGCGGCTATTATCTTCCATCGCTTGGAGAAGGACATATACTCGCATCAACTACACAAGCAGGAACAGCTTTGATGAAAGCCCGTTTACAGAATTCTAAAATCGCCATTTTCCCTTCTGATAACAATGTTGCAAATGATCTTGCCAAGGAAATGGGATTCAAACAATACACAATTTCAAGAAGGATGGTTCTGGGAAAAAAGAAGGAATGGAACTCCTTAAATATGTATAACCGGATCGGTGGACACCTGGGCTAA
- a CDS encoding transposase, which translates to MSEKFRNKYRSESARLKNWDYGSNGAYFITICTKNREHFFGEIDPETQTMQLNQIGKLAEQFWLEIPVHFPFVELGEFVVMPNHTHGVLIIDKNETNGFGNDGKLGYSNTDRNVGDDIVGTRLIASLQYHPQHQTNSESTKKIGGITGDKNPMIHNNISRIIRWYKGRSTFEMRKINPHFAWQPRFHDHIIRNQFAFDRIQKYIANNPLNWKEDRFGK; encoded by the coding sequence ATGTCCGAAAAATTCCGAAACAAATACCGCAGCGAATCGGCGCGTTTAAAAAATTGGGATTACGGTAGCAATGGTGCATATTTTATCACGATCTGCACGAAGAACAGGGAACATTTTTTTGGTGAAATTGATCCGGAGACCCAAACCATGCAATTAAATCAAATCGGAAAATTGGCGGAACAATTTTGGTTGGAAATTCCGGTTCATTTTCCATTTGTTGAATTGGGGGAATTTGTCGTGATGCCAAATCATACGCATGGGGTTTTGATTATTGATAAAAACGAAACCAATGGTTTTGGTAACGACGGTAAATTGGGATATTCAAATACCGATCGGAATGTTGGGGATGATATTGTAGGGACGCGATTAATCGCGTCCCTACAATATCATCCCCAACATCAAACGAATTCCGAATCAACCAAAAAAATCGGTGGTATCACAGGCGATAAAAATCCAATGATCCACAATAATATTTCCCGAATCATTCGATGGTATAAAGGACGATCCACGTTTGAAATGCGTAAAATCAACCCCCATTTCGCCTGGCAACCCCGATTTCATGATCATATTATCCGGAATCAATTTGCGTTTGACCGCATCCAAAAATACATCGCAAACAATCCGTTGAATTGGAAGGAGGATCGGTTTGGGAAATGA
- a CDS encoding ABC transporter permease: MNLPFFIAKRYFVSKKSQRAINIISMISATGVMIGTAALIIVLSVFNGFETLILRLYNSFEPDLKISVAHGKSFSLENFPLQKLEQINGVAYVTKVVEENALVKYRDKQYIITIKGVSDEFQKMTGIDSMLADGQFLLQRGDTDYAVVGGGIAYNLQLNIHDIFSQLEIYAPRKSASSLVNPEEAFNRRYLSASGVFSVQQEFDTKYIIVPLRFANEILEYNDRLTGLEVGLKKNANTEEIQNQVAALTGSSFVVKNRYQQHELIYKIMKSEKWAVFLILTFILIIATFNVISSLTMLVIEKKKDISILHSMGADSRLLRRIFLTEGLFITGIGAGIGLALGFIICFLQQQFSLIKLGNGGSFVIDAYPIHMQALDFVYVLLTVFMIGLIAAWYPSQRLIGKTEIISAMKEN, translated from the coding sequence GTGAATCTCCCATTCTTCATCGCCAAACGGTATTTTGTAAGTAAAAAATCACAGCGTGCGATTAATATCATTTCCATGATATCCGCGACGGGTGTGATGATCGGCACCGCCGCATTGATTATTGTTTTGTCGGTGTTCAATGGCTTTGAAACACTGATTCTTCGTCTTTACAATTCTTTTGAACCGGATCTGAAAATTTCCGTCGCACATGGAAAATCATTTTCCCTTGAAAATTTTCCACTGCAAAAACTGGAACAAATCAACGGTGTCGCCTACGTAACCAAAGTCGTCGAAGAAAATGCCCTCGTCAAATACCGCGACAAACAATACATCATCACCATCAAAGGAGTAAGTGATGAATTTCAAAAAATGACCGGTATCGACAGTATGCTTGCTGATGGACAATTCCTCCTGCAACGCGGAGATACCGATTACGCTGTTGTCGGCGGAGGAATCGCGTATAATCTCCAGCTGAATATCCATGACATTTTCTCCCAGCTCGAAATCTATGCTCCACGAAAATCAGCATCGAGCCTGGTTAATCCGGAAGAAGCTTTTAACCGTCGCTATCTGAGCGCAAGCGGAGTGTTTTCAGTACAACAGGAATTTGATACGAAATACATCATCGTTCCGCTACGCTTCGCGAATGAAATTCTCGAGTATAATGACAGGCTTACCGGACTGGAAGTCGGTCTTAAAAAGAATGCCAATACTGAAGAAATACAAAACCAGGTGGCGGCACTCACAGGATCTTCTTTCGTGGTAAAAAACAGATACCAGCAACACGAGTTGATCTATAAAATTATGAAGTCGGAAAAGTGGGCTGTGTTTTTAATCCTGACATTCATCCTGATCATCGCGACATTCAATGTCATCAGTTCGCTGACGATGCTGGTGATCGAAAAGAAAAAAGATATTTCCATTTTACACAGCATGGGTGCCGACAGCCGGTTGCTCAGAAGAATTTTTCTTACCGAAGGTTTATTCATCACCGGAATCGGTGCAGGTATCGGTTTGGCGCTTGGATTTATTATCTGTTTTCTACAGCAGCAGTTTAGTTTGATCAAACTTGGTAATGGCGGATCCTTTGTGATTGACGCATATCCGATACACATGCAGGCACTCGATTTTGTATATGTATTGCTGACGGTATTTATGATTGGGCTAATCGCAGCATGGTATCCAAGCCAGCGACTAATCGGCAAAACAGAGATTATCTCTGCAATGAAAGAGAATTAA